From Corallococcus soli, a single genomic window includes:
- a CDS encoding PAS domain S-box protein, whose amino-acid sequence MSDAPTSVSAAALSFLAGGGELGERMRRLDWSSTPLPPPSAWPQSLRTMVRLLLDATTPMFVLWGQELCYLYNDAYRPFIGAQHPALARPCSRIWPDIWPQLEPLMKRTLSGETVSFEDLPLTVTRQGYPEEVWFTFSYVPVRDDAGVISGVFCAPLETTARKRAEREKEDALATLRLAQRAGGVGVFELDRETQTVFTSEEFCRIWGMPARPSYMLQELLARLHPDDRPRVRTLEGVVAGSALEPIEYRVRRDDTGEERWIARRGEAPREGVRRLPGVVYDVTEQKRAEAALQVLTARLEQQLSARTAEHDRLWRLSQELMMVCAYDGTIITVNPSATRILGWTEAEMVGRTLTDFVHPEDLPATIEKAHQLNQGRTLLAFQNRYRCRDGGWRVLDWTAVPAEGLIHAVARDITQEREAGQALRQAEEALRQSQKMEAVGQLTGGIAHDFNNLLQGIIGSLDLVQKRVSQGRTDELGRFITGAKASAHRAAALTHRLLAFARRQPLDPRPTDVNQRVRSMEDLLRRTLGENIRLELELTPSPWTTLCDPNQLESAILNLVINARDAMPDGGHLHIATQNLQVGPPVSGDLAPGAYVRLSVTDSGTGMPPEVIARAFEPFFTTKPQGQGTGLGLSMIYGFARQSEGTARIESTPGQGTTVSLLLPRTLDTATREPALAQGLGEEHRARGGEVVVLVEDEPVVRALILEVLQEWGYRVREAEDGPAALRVLEDVAHVDLLVTDIGLPGGMDGRQLAEVARRRRPDLRVLLMTGHAQAAAQASGFLLPGMEMVTKPVAMDVLVARVRRMLEGA is encoded by the coding sequence TTGAGCGACGCACCGACATCTGTCTCCGCCGCGGCCCTGTCGTTCCTCGCGGGTGGCGGGGAGCTGGGGGAGCGGATGCGACGGCTGGACTGGTCGTCCACCCCCCTGCCTCCGCCGTCCGCCTGGCCCCAATCGCTGCGCACGATGGTGCGGCTGCTGCTGGACGCCACCACGCCCATGTTCGTGCTGTGGGGGCAGGAACTCTGCTACCTCTACAACGACGCGTACCGTCCCTTCATCGGCGCGCAGCACCCGGCGCTCGCCCGGCCCTGTTCGCGCATCTGGCCGGACATCTGGCCGCAGTTGGAGCCGCTGATGAAGCGCACGCTCTCCGGGGAGACCGTCTCCTTCGAGGACCTGCCGCTCACCGTCACGCGCCAGGGCTACCCGGAGGAGGTCTGGTTCACGTTCTCCTACGTGCCGGTGCGGGACGACGCGGGCGTCATCTCCGGGGTGTTCTGCGCGCCACTGGAGACGACGGCGCGCAAGCGCGCGGAGCGGGAGAAGGAGGACGCCCTGGCCACGCTGCGCCTGGCGCAGCGGGCTGGGGGCGTGGGCGTCTTCGAGCTGGACCGGGAGACGCAGACGGTCTTCACGTCGGAGGAGTTCTGCCGCATCTGGGGCATGCCGGCGCGGCCGTCGTACATGCTCCAGGAGCTCCTCGCCCGCCTGCACCCGGACGACCGGCCCCGGGTCCGCACCCTCGAGGGGGTGGTGGCCGGCAGCGCGCTGGAGCCCATTGAGTACCGCGTGCGCCGGGACGACACCGGCGAGGAGCGCTGGATTGCCCGCCGGGGCGAGGCCCCACGCGAAGGCGTCCGGCGGCTGCCGGGCGTCGTCTACGACGTGACCGAACAGAAGCGCGCCGAGGCCGCCCTCCAGGTGCTCACCGCGCGGCTGGAGCAGCAGCTGAGCGCGCGGACGGCGGAGCATGACCGGCTGTGGCGGCTGTCGCAGGAGCTGATGATGGTGTGCGCGTACGACGGCACCATCATCACGGTGAACCCCTCCGCCACGCGCATCCTCGGCTGGACCGAGGCGGAGATGGTGGGCCGGACGCTGACGGACTTCGTCCATCCGGAGGACCTCCCGGCCACCATCGAGAAGGCCCACCAGCTCAACCAGGGCCGCACCCTGCTCGCGTTCCAGAACCGCTACCGGTGCCGGGATGGCGGCTGGCGGGTGCTGGACTGGACGGCGGTGCCGGCCGAGGGCCTCATCCACGCGGTGGCGCGCGACATCACCCAGGAGCGCGAAGCCGGCCAGGCGCTGCGGCAGGCCGAGGAGGCCCTGCGGCAGTCACAGAAGATGGAGGCGGTGGGGCAGCTCACGGGCGGCATCGCGCACGACTTCAACAACCTGCTCCAGGGCATCATCGGCTCGCTGGATCTGGTGCAGAAGCGCGTCAGCCAGGGCCGCACGGACGAGCTGGGCCGCTTCATCACCGGGGCGAAGGCCTCCGCGCACCGGGCCGCGGCGCTCACGCACCGCCTGCTGGCCTTCGCCCGCAGGCAGCCGTTGGATCCCCGGCCCACGGACGTCAACCAGCGGGTGCGCTCCATGGAGGACCTGCTGCGCCGCACGCTGGGGGAGAACATCCGGCTGGAGCTGGAGCTCACGCCGTCGCCGTGGACGACGCTGTGCGACCCGAACCAGTTGGAGAGCGCCATCCTCAACCTGGTCATCAACGCGCGGGATGCGATGCCGGACGGGGGCCACCTGCACATCGCGACGCAGAACCTCCAGGTGGGGCCGCCCGTGAGCGGCGACCTGGCGCCCGGCGCCTACGTGCGCCTGAGCGTCACGGATTCGGGCACGGGCATGCCGCCGGAGGTCATCGCGCGAGCGTTCGAGCCCTTCTTCACCACCAAGCCGCAGGGCCAGGGCACGGGCCTGGGCCTGTCGATGATCTACGGCTTCGCGCGCCAGTCCGAGGGCACCGCGCGCATCGAGAGCACGCCCGGCCAGGGCACCACGGTGTCGCTGCTCCTGCCGCGCACCCTGGACACCGCCACCCGGGAGCCCGCGCTCGCGCAGGGCCTGGGCGAGGAGCACCGCGCCCGGGGCGGCGAGGTGGTGGTGCTGGTGGAGGACGAACCGGTGGTGCGCGCGCTCATCCTGGAGGTGCTCCAGGAGTGGGGCTACCGGGTGCGGGAGGCGGAGGACGGCCCGGCCGCCCTGCGCGTCCTGGAGGACGTGGCGCACGTGGACCTGCTGGTGACGGACATCGGGTTGCCGGGGGGCATGGACGGACGCCAGTTGGCGGAGGTCGCGCGGCGGCGGCGCCCGGACCTCAGGGTGCTCCTCATGACGGGCCACGCGCAGGCGGCGGCCCAGGCCTCGGGCTTCCTCCTGCCGGGCATGGAGATGGTGACCAAGCCCGTGGCCATGGACGTCCTGGTGGCCCGCGTGCGGCGGATGCTGGAAGGCGCCTGA